One part of the Tunicatimonas pelagia genome encodes these proteins:
- a CDS encoding ABC transporter permease, which yields MSGTNNYIIPPKWPLKFLRFLLKEEYLEEIEGDMEERFRDNLELFSANKARRLYAWDTLKLLRPTLMRGLRGYYRVNHTAMLKSYFTVAWRNLLKQKAYSTLNIMGLCLGIACVLLIAIHLNDELSYESSFPKHECIYRVSFEGWAKSAPPMAEILAEFYPEIQQTARFYYMYPRILRYKEFQSEEDHGYMADSTAFSVFDFKLVQGDPQQIFRTPHSMVVTESMARKYFGDENPLGKVLMNNSTEFQVTGVVEDLPSNTHLRINFLVSMATFYKDIPENMTDSRGWMATYTYALFNEQKDVKKARERLPELLLDYYKEWGTPEEILAKMNWTFMPLDDIHLHSSLIQEMGPNSDIIYIYVFAAIGLFILLIASINFINIFTTQSLKRMKEVGIRRAIGAKKNQLLGQFLGEAFMVTLMASTLAILLFTLVLPFYNQLAGKQIVASQAFSVDNLLIIVGIILTVGLLSGLYPAFFVSGFSPLKALAGAKKPRSSAGIMRKGLLVFQFVVAVFMVVSTLVVYQQMQYFHDKKLGFDKDQVVAVNLFGDLKQKFAENGAALKAELIQSLNISHIGTASNLPGDGLSVESVVPDGVPEDNELPTVKVLRVDENYLSTLQIELKEGRNFSRQFNDSAAFIINETAAKLLNIDDPVGSYVTNQTRNLHGPIVGVIKDYHFSSLHNPMEPLVLEYNPNWNNFLLVKLQGGKIPETISGLEANIQKIVPNYLFNYQFLDDRINLLYQDEAKMSTLFKFFALFAIMIACLGLFGLSAHASEIRTKEVAIRKAIGATITQVVQLLSREFIVLVMIGNLVAWPLAWWAMNQWLDNFTYHVAIHWGVFAVASGLSLLVALLTVSYHAIKTALANPVDSLRNE from the coding sequence ATGAGCGGAACGAATAACTATATCATTCCGCCCAAATGGCCACTAAAGTTCCTTCGGTTTTTACTCAAAGAGGAATACCTCGAAGAGATCGAGGGAGATATGGAGGAGCGGTTTCGGGATAATCTGGAGCTGTTTTCGGCTAACAAAGCCAGGCGACTGTATGCCTGGGATACATTAAAATTATTGCGCCCTACGCTCATGAGAGGGCTGAGAGGATATTACCGAGTAAATCATACCGCTATGTTAAAAAGTTATTTCACTGTCGCTTGGCGTAATCTACTGAAACAGAAAGCTTATAGTACTCTCAATATTATGGGACTTTGCTTAGGCATCGCCTGTGTACTGTTAATTGCGATTCACCTTAACGATGAACTTAGTTACGAGAGTAGCTTTCCTAAGCATGAGTGTATCTACCGGGTAAGTTTTGAGGGGTGGGCAAAGAGTGCTCCTCCAATGGCAGAAATACTAGCAGAATTCTATCCTGAAATTCAGCAGACGGCCCGTTTTTACTATATGTATCCCAGAATTTTGCGTTACAAAGAATTTCAATCGGAAGAGGATCACGGCTACATGGCCGATTCTACTGCCTTTTCCGTGTTTGACTTTAAACTTGTCCAGGGCGACCCTCAGCAAATTTTTAGGACTCCTCACAGTATGGTGGTCACCGAAAGTATGGCGAGAAAATACTTTGGAGATGAAAATCCATTGGGGAAGGTTCTAATGAACAATAGTACAGAATTTCAAGTCACCGGGGTGGTGGAAGACTTGCCCAGCAACACCCATCTGAGAATCAATTTTCTGGTTTCTATGGCTACCTTTTATAAGGACATACCGGAGAATATGACGGATAGTCGAGGATGGATGGCTACGTATACTTATGCTTTATTTAATGAACAGAAAGACGTAAAAAAAGCTAGGGAAAGGTTACCAGAGCTTCTACTAGATTACTATAAAGAATGGGGCACTCCCGAAGAGATACTAGCTAAGATGAACTGGACTTTTATGCCCCTGGATGATATTCACTTGCATTCCAGCCTGATACAAGAAATGGGGCCTAACAGCGATATTATCTATATCTACGTTTTTGCGGCTATCGGGCTTTTTATTCTACTAATCGCCTCTATCAACTTTATCAACATCTTTACTACCCAGTCCTTAAAACGCATGAAGGAAGTGGGTATTCGGCGGGCCATTGGGGCAAAGAAGAACCAACTGTTAGGGCAGTTTTTGGGGGAGGCGTTCATGGTCACTCTGATGGCTTCTACCTTAGCAATTCTTCTGTTTACCCTTGTTCTTCCCTTCTATAACCAACTGGCTGGTAAACAAATCGTAGCGAGTCAGGCATTCAGCGTTGACAACTTACTGATCATCGTGGGAATCATACTGACGGTAGGGCTACTCTCTGGGTTGTATCCTGCCTTTTTTGTATCAGGGTTTTCACCCTTAAAAGCCCTAGCCGGAGCCAAGAAGCCCCGTTCTTCGGCTGGGATTATGCGAAAAGGCTTGCTAGTATTTCAGTTTGTGGTAGCGGTTTTTATGGTGGTGAGCACCCTCGTAGTCTACCAGCAGATGCAGTACTTCCACGATAAAAAGCTAGGTTTTGATAAAGATCAGGTAGTAGCCGTAAATCTCTTTGGAGATTTAAAACAAAAGTTTGCTGAGAACGGGGCGGCTTTGAAAGCCGAACTAATACAGTCGCTCAATATCAGCCATATTGGTACGGCTTCTAATCTGCCCGGGGATGGATTGAGTGTTGAATCGGTAGTGCCCGATGGAGTACCGGAAGATAATGAATTACCTACCGTGAAGGTACTTCGGGTAGATGAAAATTACTTATCTACTCTACAAATTGAGTTGAAAGAAGGGCGAAATTTTTCCCGACAGTTTAATGACTCGGCGGCCTTTATTATCAACGAAACAGCCGCTAAACTATTAAATATTGATGATCCGGTGGGTAGCTACGTCACCAATCAAACCCGAAATCTGCATGGCCCCATCGTAGGGGTAATAAAGGATTATCATTTTTCTTCTTTGCACAATCCTATGGAGCCACTGGTGCTGGAGTACAACCCTAATTGGAATAACTTCTTGTTGGTGAAGCTACAGGGTGGAAAAATACCGGAGACCATAAGTGGCTTGGAAGCGAATATCCAGAAAATAGTACCGAACTACCTGTTTAACTACCAATTTCTAGACGACAGGATTAATCTACTGTATCAGGACGAAGCAAAAATGAGTACGTTATTTAAGTTTTTTGCCCTTTTTGCCATTATGATCGCCTGTTTGGGGCTGTTCGGTCTGTCAGCCCACGCTTCTGAGATTCGAACCAAGGAGGTAGCCATTCGTAAAGCCATTGGGGCGACCATTACGCAGGTAGTTCAGCTACTTTCTAGGGAATTTATAGTGCTAGTGATGATCGGCAATCTTGTTGCCTGGCCGTTGGCTTGGTGGGCGATGAACCAGTGGCTGGATAATTTTACGTACCATGTTGCTATTCATTGGGGAGTGTTTGCAGTAGCTAGTGGTTTGTCCTTATTAGTAGCCTTACTCACAGTAAGTTATCACGCCATTAAGACTGCCCTTGCTAACCCTGTAGACTCATTACGAAATGAGTAA
- a CDS encoding permease prefix domain 2-containing transporter has protein sequence MSNKASPPKLLLRFFRWFCRPEYLEEIEGDMEERFRDNLERHSIRKARRLYAWDTLKLLRPTLMKGLKIYYRSNHTAMFRNYLSIGFRILVKGKVYSVLTIFSLAIGLA, from the coding sequence ATGAGTAACAAAGCTTCGCCACCGAAACTCCTACTTCGTTTCTTCCGCTGGTTCTGCCGGCCGGAATACCTGGAAGAGATCGAGGGGGATATGGAGGAACGGTTCCGAGACAATCTTGAAAGGCACAGCATAAGAAAAGCCAGGCGACTGTATGCGTGGGATACATTAAAATTATTGCGCCCTACGCTAATGAAGGGACTGAAGATATATTATAGATCAAATCATACAGCTATGTTTCGTAATTACTTATCTATTGGCTTTCGCATTCTTGTCAAAGGCAAAGTATACTCCGTCCTCACCATTTTCAGCTTAGCAATAGGACTCGCTTAG
- a CDS encoding PH domain-containing protein gives MQTNILWQDRPSPLMYLGLYLSCVLLLPIPFALWRYLQARATRYTLTTERLICQQGVLHRISDEVELYRIKDYTIVSPFFYRWFGLSDLVLITSDQTHPTLVLRGITDAHTVRELIRRQVENLRTQKGVREID, from the coding sequence ATGCAAACCAATATCCTTTGGCAAGACCGTCCTTCCCCGCTCATGTATTTAGGACTTTATCTGTCCTGTGTATTGCTACTACCCATACCTTTCGCTCTATGGCGGTACCTACAGGCTCGAGCAACCCGCTACACATTGACCACCGAACGATTGATCTGCCAGCAAGGAGTACTACACCGCATTTCGGATGAAGTAGAACTCTACCGGATTAAAGACTATACGATTGTATCCCCTTTCTTTTACCGATGGTTCGGGCTCTCTGACTTGGTGCTCATTACATCGGATCAGACCCATCCAACGCTCGTGCTACGGGGCATTACGGATGCTCACACAGTCAGAGAACTCATTCGGCGACAGGTAGAGAACTTACGAACGCAAAAGGGAGTGCGTGAGATTGATTAA